CGGTTAGTgtgttacaaaatacggaataacccatgtttggtagcggtgtgGAATATACAACCCCTGCACGACACTTTGTCactggatgggacatgtacctcggtgggtcgatgtttgatgctggaaatacgtactgagGAACGACATCAACTTCTAGTgattggcaatctacatccaattggggacgttatgaaatgcctagaaaaagggatgatgtactccctacgacgtttACCGgggaggggacctcgtacgttgtagatgatggtgggttagaagatgacttcGATGTGGAtacacctcgagagcccgggctcgatggtgcagaagttgcatTATTCTCTAAatcggagcctattccaaccgAATCTAAAAATGTTGAAGggggttcagatgaagaagaagatctaCGATTCagggcatactcacctccagcccacatgtataatgtcgatctgtctgcagatgatgcgttggaGTTTCTAAATCTACCACACCAgctgcgtgatcgtacaagttcggtaCAAGATTTGGGTGAATTTGAAATTGGTAATCAGTtttccaacaaggatagttttattggtactttgaaacaacatagcatcaataacggtgttaactaccacgtcgttaagtCCAAAGTTGATAAGTTTAAGGCGAAGTGTGCAGTGCAAGACagtacatgttcatggaaaatctacgccttgTTGAGGAAAAGGatagggttgtgggagattaaaaagtacaaaggtccacatacatgtgttgCAGGTATAATATTTAGGGTCTCtgaataatattgttattatgtaatgttgcattatttaatgaaCTCCGTTTATAGGTATTTCACAAGATcctcccaagatggattcagctatgttagctagcttgatactaccGACGGTGAAAGTAGATCCTAAGACTTTAATGCCGGTCTTAATtaccaatattcgtagccaaataaggtacacgccctcttaccgcaaggcttggatagctaagcagaaggcgttggagaagatgcataatGGGTAggacgcttcatataatgacatatggcagtggtgttaagtgctagagagatacgtcccaggttgCATAATAGACCTtcaaacggaacatgcgtactacaacgatCGATTGCTGcatggatgccaagtgttcaaacacCTGTTTTGGACATTTAAGCAATTCcaagacgcatttccatactgcaagccattggtacaaattgacggtacctttatgtttggtagatatacccatcggctattggtagcagtggcacaggatgacagtgggagaattcttccacttgcatttgcaataacaccgggggagtcagctgatgattgggatttctttctatcTAAGTTAAGAAGGCATGTGTGCCCCTAACCTGATATATGTGTTATTTCAGATTGAGGCACCGACATACTAGCTACAATTCatcgacagggaagcttatggcagcgcacacgCCATCAGTATTGCCTAAGGCACGTTGCTTCCAATTACTACAAgaaatatccatctaagagtgaacgacgacaagtgaccaacatgggtatttagtctctattaatataattttgtttgtcattttagatttattctaattgaaagagtggtatgtaatattgcctatgaacttatattggcagggtataaaataaataaagatcgttttcatgagatgttggcaGTTTTGCGTTCAATTAACGGCGAAGGCGCGGACTACATTTGTAACATacctttcgaacagtgggcacaagcatacgacggtagcctacgatatggtcatatgacctcaaacctggctgaatgcataaattctattcTAAAAGGAACGTGCCATCTACcaataacatcggttgtgcgagagacatattttcgtttggcggcgttatttccaaagcgagtagcaagttatgcaggccagataaagagaggccatgtatggtgcaataaggtagtgcaagaaattaacaaggctaAGGCGCGAccgaacaccatgcacacagtgtcacgatcgagacaacttatggtttcgcgtgacagagtttgacagaccgcaccaaggtgttattggcaggcaatatcgtgtacacttgcgaaataggacttgcggTTGTAGGATGTTTGACGCACTTCgatatccatgcgctcatgtaatTGCAGCTTTTCAGAATCTCCATCTGGATCCTATGAATTAtgtcgacgaagtgtacaaataagaaaatatgtaCAACGTTTGGAGACACATATTTCCACCGGTCCTAGATGAACATAAGTGGCCATTTGTATCACTTGCTCcctttaagctgttaccggatagagaattgcgtcgcaaaccaaagggaCGACCTTACTcaactagaatacgtaacaatatggatatccgagaaacaaccagtcaacagaagttgtacGAATGGTGTAGaaacccaggccatacaagccgatcatgcccaaatcgcaatagttgaacgttattgtaaaaaactttgtattatttatatttttttaaatcaaaaattggtacaaatattcagaatatttaaaagaaaatctattttattaaaaatattaaagtaaattacaattactttattcaaaataacgttttattttattaaatgaaataatatagaaatattcaacatattgccgtatttaaaagaatttatattatattaaaaatgtataagtaaatttctattttagtacatgaaataatatagaagaatttctattttattacatcaaataatatcaaagtaatcaaaatgtttgtacaaataaaaatcaatctccgtgcccgccagattcagtgccacatggcggtcATCGACGATTACGCgttggattcctcctttgtccaTCTTCAGGcgggggttgtggttgctccAGTGGGGATTCTAGTTCCTCCGATAGGGGATCTAGTTGTCGAtgttgggacgatgagccaccttgatagaatagtgactatggaggtgtttgcatcaccaatgACGAAgctgtttgaaacccatacaaTGATGGGGTTTGCTAAAAAGAAGAGCTTCCCGACGGCTCCCCTTGTGATCCCTCGTACGAtgctggcctatacatcggtgGTCCACTCAGCGTAATCAAAAATAGAGATGAACCGGGTCATTGACTCCAACCTGTCATAGGgctagaaaaaggaaacatataagggttaggatacataaaagggctaggatacgcacctggcatcatctgaaaaggttGTGTCGTGGGTATCGTCGGTTGAATTGCTGGGTCTGGTGACTGTGTCGGTGTTGTTGCTGGGCCTGGTAAGTGTATGGGCGATGATGATAGGCAGGGTAAATGTCTGGGCCACATTGATGGGCTTGCATCGTCGTCCCTTCTTCTTAGATTTAAAGGGCCATGTCGTTCTCTTTGGACACGTAATTGCCACTGCCTCTAAGTCTGGAAcgatggcatgtattctggcaCACACGCTAACTCtagatcctaaaccatggcatgtattgtggcacgcacgctaactctggaacgatgatcggttcccgagttggtatataatcataccaatattttctcatttggATATAGTATGACCAGAATCTCGACCAATCCGTATGCAGTTGccgtaggtcgattttgtgatgattatccaacacctcaggtgccacgggaatcggttgtcgAAATCTAAATTGCCGTAATACTCTGTCCGAATGGTACATCTCCACAGACGCAAAGTTAACCAATGGGACTTTCACATGCCAAGCATTTGGATTTTGGAAGTACTCATCCgaaattactgcccgaattgccggatccttgTATGGTGCCCATTGAAACTGTATgaccatgatggaaatattagttatatactaaatactaaataccaatcggctatctcatgatggaaatatctattttatttaatacttgtgcttccgaccgttggtctaatagaagccgtatatcttcaaaaGAGGTAGGTAATAgagcataacttgcaagatggttccacctaattaaataattttttagcattcgattatattttaaatctacttaataattgtaaaatctaatataaaatttacctcgttttGAGTAGGAATGTATACGGGTGATCCACttgaggacgtaaaaatggaaagcaaaatcgtgcccatgactgcagtagtgacaggcaacctccgattttctCTTTATTCGGTTGCGTCGCCCTGCACATCTCCcggtacaatgttgccaacacggtagacccccaactaattcaccagctgctcgaaaatcaacgagttttagtagccatcttagatgtacgaggttccgtgacaagtccggcatcagataacctctaaTTATCTAAAGATTGTATGcgcgagcatatcggattctttctagTTCGGTTGTATCATTATCCGAATACGGGAATGTATCTAGTAACCAGCTCATCACGATCTGACCTCCGTTAATATTCTCTAGAATAgtgcccaaaagctcgtagcatacAACTCCCCAATCATCAAATTGAATAAACCTAGTGACTGCGTACCCGTCCACCAGCAATTCCAATTGCAAATTGGCATTTTctaaagtgatagtgcactctccacataaAAGATGGAACGTATGCATCtcaggtctccacctctcgaccAACGCACTAATAAGTTTCAgatccaacttgcatccccggcctactaTCGCCACGTGCAAAAAACCCGCCGTCCgtaggtagttctctaccaacggtgatggaggaccatgcatattacgAATATAGCATTGCAAGATCCGATCTACTGACTTTTATagcttgtatggcctgggttcctacaccatccgcacaacttctgttgactggctgtttctcggatatccatattgttacatATTCTAATCGAGGAaagtcgaccctttggtttgcgacgcaattctctatccggtaacagcttaaaggGAACAAGCGATACAGATGGCCACTTAcattcatctgggaccggtgggaatacATCTCTCCAGATGTAcatgttttttaatttctacaCTTCGTCGACATAGCTCATCAGATCTAGACGGAGATTCTAACAAGCTACAattacatgagcgcatggataacgaagtgcgtcaaacatcccacagtcacaagtcttatttcgcaagtgtacacgatattgcccgccaataACACCTTGGTGCAGTCTGTTaaactctgtcacgcgaaacctTAAGTTGTCTCGAttgtgacacactgtgtgcatggtgttcgcCTGCGctttggccttgttaatttcttgtaCTACCTTACTGCatcatacatggcctccctgcatctggcctgcataactcgctgctcgctttggaaatagcgccgccaaacgaaaatatgtctcgcACAATCGATGTTATCgatagatggcgcgttccttttagaatagaatttatgcattcagccaggtttgaggtcatatgactATATCGTAGGCCGCCGTTGTATGCTTGTGCTTACTGTTCGAAAGGTATgctacaaaggtagtccgcgcCTTCGCCGTTAACTGAATGCAAAACtgccaacatctcatgaaaatgatctttatttatttcataccctgccaatataagttcatagccaatattacataccactctttcaattagaataaatttaaaatgacaaacgaaattatattaatagagactaaatacccatgttggtcacttgtcatCGTTcactcttagatggatattgcctatAGTAATTGAAAGCAACGTGCCTTAGGCAATAccgatggtgtgtgcgctgccataagcttccttGTCAATCAATTGCAGCTAGTATGCCGGTGCCCCCATCCGAAATAACACATATATCAGGTTGAGGgtacacatgcctccttaacatAGATAGAAAGAAATTCCAGTTATCAGctgactcccccggtgttattgcaaatgtaAGTGGAAGAATTCTCCTACTaccatcctgtgccactgctaccaatagccgatgggtatatctaccaaACATAAGGGTAcagtcaatttgtaccaatggcttgcagtatggaaatacGTCTCGgaattgcttaaaggtccaaaataggcgtttgaacacttgacatccacgtagcaatctgtcgttgtagtacgcatgttccgtttgaaggtctgttatgcaacctaggacgtatctctctagcacttgacaccactgccatatttcattatatgaagcgtcccacccactatgcatcttctccaatgccttctgcttagctatccaagccttgcagTAAGAGGGCGTATACCCTATTTGGCTACAAATATTGGTAATTAAGAATGACACTGAAGTCCTGTGATCTGCCTTCACCGTGGGTaatatcaagctagctaacatagctgaatccatcttgagATGATCTTGTAAAACACCTATAaatggagtacattaaataatacaacattacataataacaatattattcagaaaccctaaatattgtacctgcagcacatgtatgtggacttttgtactttttaatctcccatAACCCTGTCATTTCCTTCAACGAGGCATAGATTTTCCCTGAACATGTATCGTCTTGCACTGCACACtttgcctcaaacttatcagctTTGGacttaacgacgtggtagttaacgccgttattgatgctatgttgtttcaaagcaccaataaaactatccttattggaaaactgattaccaacttcaaattcacccaaATCCAGTAcaaacttgtacgatcacgcaaccggtgtggtagatctggaaactccaacgcatcatctgcagtCAGAtcaacattatgcatgtgggctggaggtgagtatgccctGAATCGTGGATCTTCTTTTTCATCTGAACCCCCTTCAACATCTTCAGGTTTAGTTGGAATTGGCTCCGGTTCAGAGAATAatgcaacttctgcaccatcgggcCTGAGCACTCATGGTGGATCCACATCgaagtcatcttctaacccaccatcaTCTACAACGTATGAGGTCCCTCACCAGTAGACGTCGTAAGGAGTATagcatcccttcttctgggcattccacaacgtccccaattggatgtagattgccaaccactagaagttgatgtcGTTCCCCAGTACATATTTCCAACATCCAACATCGACCCACCAAGGTGCATGTCCCATCCATCGACAGAGTGTTGCGTAGGGTTTGTGTATTCcacaccgctaccaaacatgggttTTTCCGTGTTTTGTAACCCACTAATTGAGTGTCGGGCAGGGGTTGCATATACCTCTCGAACACCAGTCGCAAGTgcatcatttggcgatgtaaattgtacatataacttaATATAGGGTACTCCACTAGCGaaatgagtctgcaccattgcctccaagctacgagcacattttatgttgaacgagtcatatgtcactgGATCaatagaagaacaaaatcgatatgtaatagacagaactttcattggcgtcgtttcgaaaattttacgcctaattcatTTACGatgttctgtcaaatctatgttctggttgaAAACGTGTCGCATTGTATTCTTTGATAAAAATAACAccgttctcggtgtggcaaacttcaccatcatagtaaataacagcactaatatgttcactcatcttcaatttctatcatTCTTAGCCTTTctcaatttttgttgttgtaacttatgcaatctgagaaaaaaatttgcatcatttatagcctcaggccAAACATGcactactgtagcaaaagtgtgtccacgtgggagcttctttcaaTACTTCTACTGATAAAGCATCCAGCTTAAAacatttttgacactatttacTCGGAAATGtctactcaaaattattttttcaggagctactgtagcaaaaacgCATCTACGTGGGAGCTTCTTTTAGTACTTCtgctgacaaagcatcctgcttaaagcatttttgacactatttgctcagaaatgtctactcaaaattattttttcaggagctactatagcaaaagcacatccacgtgggagcttcttttAGTACTTCTGCTaacaaagcatcctgcttaaagcatttttgacattattttctcaaaaacgtctactcgaaattattttttttggagctactgtagcaaaagcgtgTCCATGTGGGAGCTTCTTTTAGTACTTTTACtgacaaagcatcctgcttaaagcgtttttgacactatttgctcagaaacgtctactcaaaattattttttcaggagctaCTGCAGCAAaggcgcgtccacgtgggagcttcttttAGTGCTTCTCCtgacaaagcatcctgcttaaagcgtttttgacactatttgcttaGAAACATCTAGtcgaaattaatttttcaggagctactgtagcaaaagtgcATCCTTGTGGGAGCttctttaaattaacaaataatttaattacgtaaccctaaaccccaaaccctaatttatttgagtttttacttaaaaaccctaaacactaaatcctaatctaattttttaaaaatttataattaatttactcaagtaatcctaaaccctaatttatttgatttttccataaaacctttaactctaaaccctaatttttttttaaatttaattaaattactcaagtaaccctaaaccctaattttgaaaaatttataattaatttaattgacaaaccctaaaccctaatcccttatttatttaattttttctctaaaaccctaaacttaaaaaataccaaaatcctaaccctaaccctaaaccaataacccaaaaccctaatcaTAGGAGACACGGGCAAAACGcgtccttgaggaagcgttttgccTACTTGGACATAAAGCGCGCccttgagggagcgattttTGTCCATGTAGGCAAAACTCTTCCTCAGGGATGCGTTGTCTTGCGATGTCTCCTGATATCGCACTGATGTGGACGCATTTTCGGGAAAATAGGGCCATTccagtaaataattaattaccgggcccatttcggtaaatttttaacaaaatgggcttttatatgtaattttccCAAAGGGTTtagttgtgaaaaaaatgaaagggggttttatagtttttttttaccgttgggggcaTCACCAACTATCAAAAAAGTAACCGTTGCTACTATTCACGCGTGGGCAAAATGCGTCCCCAAGGGAGTGCTTACGTGGCAGGAAAACGTGtccttgagggagcgatttCTGTCCACGTAGGCCAAACGCTTCCTTAGGGACGCGTTTTCCTGCCACGTCCCTTGACATCGCattgacgtggacgcgctttcggGGAATTGggctattttggtaaataattatttatcgggcccattttggtaaattttaaaaaagggcttttatatttaatttgccCCATTTTAGCTCACATATTCTATATAAAAAGGGaagattttagaaataaacccaacttatacaaaaaaaaattggcaaAAACCTTATAAATGTGGCTATTTTACTAAACTGgtccaaaaaatttaatatttacaaaaataacctatgtttaaaaacaaccactaaaataacctaaaatgaaCAGTAAAAAGGGGTTTTGGCTtatcaatggccggcaccacctgGTATTCTAGACCCATGATTGCCTGATGATTGtgtcaaactttaaaaaattaatttttttggttctaACTTATCAATGATTGACaccaatgtatttttttttaaattgtatcaTATTGgtatacaaaaaataataaaaacaaaaaacaatttGGTGTTGGCTTGTCAATGGCCAGCACTAGGCACCAGTAGacgaaaaaataatttttttgggtgcTAGCCTGTCAATGGACAGCACCAAGCACCAGtaaacgaaaaaaaaatttaggtgcTGGTCaatcaatggccggcaccagtattcgaaaaaaatttgggtgctggcctgtcaatCACCGCCACCACCAGTacgaaaaaaattttgggtgttgGCCAATCAATGGTCGGCACCAccagttaaaaaaaattgtgcTGGCATGTTAATGGTCGGCACCACTAgtacgaaatttttttttcttgggtgTTGGCCAATTAATGGCCGATCCCACCAGtacgaaaaaaaaattttgggagcTTGCCAGTCAATGGCCAGCACCACCAGtacgaaaaaaaaatttaggtgcTGGCTTATCTATTGTTGGCACCAccgaaacaaaaaaataattttttttgggtgcAGACcagtcaatggccggcaccggTATACGAAAAAAGTTTTAGGTGCTTGCCtatcaatggccggcaccaccagtacgaaaataaattttaggttctAGCCTTTTAATGGCTGGCACGACCAGTACAAAAAAATTTTTGTGCTGGCTTGTCAATGGCCGACAccaaaaatacgaaaaaaaatttggtgctGGCCTGTTAATGACTGGcaccagtatacgaaaaaaatTTAGGTGCTGGCCTTCTGATTGTCGGCATCAAACTTTATATATAGTGGGTGGTTTGAGTTTTGATAGTGTAAatagaatgagaaaaaaaattgaaagagcCATCAAAATGAGAGTGTTTTGTAGTATATCATCAAATGAGTTTCTTTGGAGTGGATTATATATGGAGTTTTTCGTAGTGTATAACCGAATTTTGGGGTTGAATTATATATTGTCATATTTTAATGGAGTTGAATTATATACTGTCATGTCCACCTAAAGGTTATGCCATTAAGGGTTGGAAGATTATTTGCACTATAGATGGCTAATCGAGTTGTCCAATGCAGATGGACATTAGCTATGGTGCAATAGTGTTTATTCCGCAACTAGGTTGTGGTTGGAACCGGTTGATAAAGTCTCCATGCAAAGGTATCTCATGGGAtaatggaagaagaaaaggtctagtattacttattttaattattattttttaaatactacGAAGTTAttaattcaaacaaataattattttagagaaattaaattgttaaaaaataaaaaaatttaaaaataaaataaatatttatagaataatttttaaataaagtaaaaattaacagaaaaaattaaattgtcgcGATCCGGGGGACATCCCCAGCGCTGGCGTGTAACGGTCCGGATGCCTCCGTTGGTGATGCCATGCACCTTGTTGAGGCGTTTGATAATTGCTTGGTTTGGCGTCCGGTGTCCTGTCCGGTGTACATAAAAAGGTAGAATAATCATCTACACTATAATCAGGAGTTAATTGGTATTGCGTAACCGGAGGTGCCGATGGAAAAATATCCTCAGTGGTTGGTATACGTGCTTCGGGATGGAACTTCAAGTGGTATGAGGATGATCCGGATCATGTCGAATGTTGAGGCTCGAGGTCATCACCAAAAATATCTTCGAACGATAGAGGAATTTCATGCAGCGGATCCGGATCCATGTTGTGTGATGATAAGCAGGATGCTTCATATTGGGCCTTGAGATCGGGGTTCAAGGCAGTATCGAACTCGATGTTCCCTAATGGCAGAACTCAGTTACTGTGCGGTTGTGTGTTCCTTGGTTGCCATCGAGAAGATTCAGGTTGCGCGTATCTTTGGATCAGCATGTACTGGCCTTGGAATATAAAGGGTTTCCCGTGTGCCATATACCATGCTGCGTACTCAGGCGTAGGAGAGAACCCTCCCTCTAAGACATACAAGGGAGGCCGCCTCGAATATCGCTGATTCCACAGAAAGATATACGGTTCATGTTTTTACGCCCAATTTAAAGTGTCCCGACCCGAACCCTTTTTATCCATTCCGTGGAATTCCTTGATGTCGACGGGAGGGTTCGGGATAGGTTGTGCTCAACTGAACTGCCTCAAAAGCTGACCTCCATCGTGCCACTCCATCATATGGAAATGAATCAACAGCACATTTGACACGAACAACTGTTGCTGCTCGATAGCCCATGATGGTATGAGCCTCGCAATATCTTCCTCATTATATGGCATCCATATAAACAACAAACTAAAGACAACACGTTTTTTTTCTTGTGcaattattgtatttaaaaaaaattcggaATTATATTTTACGCCATCCCCAGAATGAGTCTCTATCATTATACTATACATAGATACGGTGAACGATTGCCTGATTCCCGGTACAGCTGCCCatctaaaacaagaaaaattatcaaattattttcccataaaaaataagtatattatagtataaaataaaaaaatagatggaaaaattGAACTACATATTTACCTATTAACGAGTGGTCAGACATACGGTTGGTGGCTCATTGATGCCAGAAATGGCATTCGGTATAATGCCCAAGACTGCAGTAGAAGGTAGCAACCGCCCATTGTTTTCGTAGACGGTTTTGTAGCTCGACAAAGCTCGCGGTATAAGTATGGCAACACTCCAGAGCCCTAACTAAATCTTCCGGCAAACTCAAGATCCTCTAATAAGGGGAGATACATTATTGagactttattttgattaatgtCCGGCAAAAGTATCCCAGCTATAAGTTGAAGAATGAACGCTCTTGCAGCGTAAATAATGTCCATCTGCGTTGGACTACTCGGAATATGCTGGAAGCTTTATTTTAACcaagtaaatttaatatatgttaatcGTCCTTCCTCATTGTTCGGGGGCACCCTTCCAAGTAACCGCTCGCAAGTGCCGCACGGATCGGACACCTTTCCAAGCTCGGTCATTGCTTCGCCGTTTATAGACAGCCCTAGTTGGATTGCTACGTCTTGCAGTGTAATATTTACCTCTCCACATGAGAGGTGGAACGTATGTGTCTCCGGGCACCATCTTTCAACTAATGCCGATATTAAATCAGTCGTAGCTCAAATATCTTAATGTACGTGGCTACCCCAAAACCCGCGACATTCAAATACGGTATAACTTTTCGATCGGGAAAATAACAGGGGTCATACAACTGGGGTCTCACAATTCTGTACAAATTCTGCatttatagtaaatatataatgttatatttctcgttttaaaaataatttaaaagaatatttataattaaataagacattttatttctcgtTTACCTTATGCACATTGCTTGCAATGTGATCGTTGTCATTTAAAAGAACATTCAGATTAGGATCCATGGAGTTATTGGCAATTGTCGGCGGTGGTTGAAGGTGAACAACAACGGTCGTTGGAGGTGGTTGAGGGTGAATCGCGGTGGCCGTCGGAGTTGCCTATTTATATTGGGGGGACCATTTGGCTGAAgggaaaaattggaaaaaaaatggccaaaagaaaaaaaagtgtaaGGTCGGCCACTGGAAGGCCAAATGGGCCAGTGACACAGGCCTAAC
This sequence is a window from Gossypium raimondii isolate GPD5lz chromosome 5, ASM2569854v1, whole genome shotgun sequence. Protein-coding genes within it:
- the LOC128041238 gene encoding uncharacterized protein LOC128041238, with protein sequence MPRKRDDVLPTTFTGEGTSYVVDDGGLEDDFDVDTPREPGLDGAEVALFSKSEPIPTESKNVEGGSDEEEDLRFRAYSPPAHMYNVDLSADDALEFLNLPHQLRDRTSSVQDLGEFEIGNQFSNKDSFIGTLKQHSINNGVNYHVVKSKVDKFKAKCAVQDSTCSWKIYALLRKRIGLWEIKKYKGPHTCVAGISQDPPKMDSAMLASLILPTVKVDPKTLMPVLITNIRSQIRYTPSYRKAWIAKQKALEKMHNG